In Brassica napus cultivar Da-Ae chromosome C2, Da-Ae, whole genome shotgun sequence, the sequence ccttaAGGTACACTCCCTTtcctcttctatttttttttaaattagtttaggtgattaattagttaggtaattagtttaggtgattagttaggtaattagtttaggtgattagttagatgacggaatactatactttaggtgattagttaggtaatggaataattttttaattatgtcgtagtaattgattaaatttatttaaatttttttagatggctcctagaaggaaaccagcagcacctacttatgcccagttgtttggcgatggttccggtacatcttcttccggtccatcgtcttccgatgcagttccagactttcagacttctcagagagttttttcgagtcctcctcttccaccgcagatgcctccacctcctcctccaacggctgcacctcagcctgtcccagaaggtgcagttcatccggatttgcgtgtgccttcatatgctccattcgcgagatatacggtggagaaTTTGCTTGCcaagcctggacgggagggtttggatgttctagaccccaaTAGACCCCGatgaacttattggtaagttattaatttttattacattaaaatttaaattatttttattatctaacggttaatttttttttttccaggtttggggctaacaaccgtgttagccggagcgtttcggcgacgattaagggttacaacgacggggcatatccgaactggagcaagacaccaaatcacgttaagatcacgtggtttaaatgttttacggaaatgtttttaaatttaattaaattttcacttttaaatatagatatatttttaatatttattattaattgtaattttttcaaattttttatgtttcagcaaaagtggcattggtctttggaaATCACCaagagggtgaaggcggaattcgttgcaaaggcaaagatccgcctctgcaacacagtctctgattggaaggacaagtgggagatctacgggtatgagggaaagcccactgagctcacgacggatgtgtgggatggcctcatcgcctattgggagcacccctcttcgatcaaaaagaaTTCGTGcccggcttctcgaaggacgaaggataaagattgtcatttgcccatgcttcacagaaccggacaaaaacctcatgcaggagtccgtctagaagttgtaagttttgttttaaatatatattttaaaatattcaattaatataatttataatatttaatttaatttttttttgtagttcgagaagacgagagtcttaccttctctgtctgacctattcaagatgactcacgccacatccgacggagtttttgtggatcctgcatctgagaaactcttccaaacagtggctggtcgtattgaagaacgggagacgcaactaacccaggagtctcccgatggattaccagtcacattgtccactgaagaggtcgacagaatcttcgaagaggtacaacttaaaatttttgtttacattattttaaatattttaacataattagctatattaatatatgttttgattttataggtggctcctaaaaagaagggacggatagtcggtataggctctgttaacgaagttgcaagggcaacttcgtcatacacttcgagacgggatgaagagactgctcagatgaaggctcgaatggatagccagcaggttcgtttagactctcttgaagatttgctagacgtgatggccgtgggaaacccggttatgcagagaatgttgagtaagagacgagccgctcttggaatgccagcacgagatccccaagagtccgatccaacccgtcaacagccgagcaaccccaccaactacttcgagaatatgtagttttttttttatttttctgtttgtattatgaatttaaatattattgtatgactttttaaaatatgtttttcaatttcatatttcgttttaaaatttaaattattttaaattctgaatattaaatataaattaaaatttattatatactaattaataataatataataagaaacgatgtaaactcctcgtaaacattacacggagtttacatcgaatgtttacgagtgattaacatcgaaagatttacgagggttttacatcgaaatgtttacgagtgatttacaacggaGTATTTActtgtgctttacatcgaaataattatgtgggctttacgacgaaagcttacgtgtcgtttacgacgaattctttccctgcgctttacgaggaatatatttcgtcgtaaacgtaacaagtcgtttacgacgaaacctccgttacgacggacgtttaacaacgaaacgtctttcgacgttaattcgtcgtaacaccccgtttacgacaaatttacaacgaatactgccctagtaaaaaatatgttttcttgtagtgaaagtatataattaaaacatttataaaactaTCTCATTCCGTGCGGGGCGCGGGTTACCAGCTAGTTTACtgttataaaacaaatttgggAATGAACCAATACAACGAAATATGAACATATTACAGAAAACAAAGAACATTATTTCACCAAACAGAAAAGGTAAATTAAATCAAGAACAAACGAGACTCTCCTGAGTCTCCACAGAATGATCAACAAAAAACAGATAGAAACTGAAATTATTACGTATGTATAATTAAGACAGCTATCAGTTATTTATCATCGGGAGAAGGAGCTAGATCCGGGGACGGAGAAGGAGCCTCGGAGGTACCGTCATCAGCACGCATGAAGTCAAACCGCTTGATAAGAATATTAGCAACGAGCTCGTTGGCCTTATCGGTGGGATGATACTCATCCCAAAACACATACTTACTTCTGTCTTTACACAATGTCGACGCCGGAATACACGTCAGTGCCGGCCTGATTCTGTAGAACGAGCAACACGGCGAATCCGAGTTGTCGAATCCTATACATATATTGCacacacaaacatataaataagttaatacaatgataaaatataaatgaactTTAAAAGTAACGTCTATTGAAACTGAATATTCGATTTTTGCAGCTATTctatatagtattttatattaaaactcattatcataagaatttttttaatacgtTATAATATCTGCTGGTTATACATACATACCGTATTTTTGTGGGTTAGTGATAACATCGTTGACGAGGTTATAAGCTTCACCAAACTTATAGTTTGCATTTGGGAGCTTGGTTTCAAGATCTTTAAGCATTGTGGTGGCAGCTTTGTTGAATCTCACAGCAAGACTACTCGCTTTGTTTTGACATTTACCATCGAGGCTTAAAGCTCTTTGGAGTGGGATACAACCCATTGGTCCTAACCCAAACACCATTAGCTTCCTCGCTCCCAAACTATGCAACACCTAaaacatatcatatatattGGTCGATATATGATTAATAAACATGTATATGTATACTAAGTGTTTTATCTAGATACTGACCCTAAGTTGAGATTCAAGTGTTTCCATTAAGTAGTCGACGAATGTTTGATCAGTGTACTTCCAAGAATCGCTATAGACAGGCATCAAGTAGTTGTTAATGAAGTCATTGCTGCCTAAAGAGACGACGTATCCAGCTTGTTGGAAGAATTTGTCTGCTTcttttttccctatctttgccACAATTACATCTCGTGTCCCTTGGAACAATTCTATTTGCTTCCATAGAGAAAATTTTTGGATCTTCagaaaatacaaaactaaccattaaatataatatcttttgaatctttttcATTTACTTTGTGCAAAAGGATATTAATATATTGGTGACTTACGAAATAACCACCAGTTTCATTCAAGATTCCACCGCCTCCTGAGGCGTAGTTCACTCCATTTGCAAGTATTACATCTTCATTCATTGATGGATCTAGAAAGGCTAATGGTCTAGGTAACCCAATTTTATCACCTGAAAGTTCAAATAAGGTAATTCACAtgacatgatatatatataccacGTTCGTTATATAACATGTACACATGACTTACTTATAATGTCTGAAACAGTTCGGCCATTAGTGAACCTTCCATTAGGCAAACCGTTGCCAAAATCTATACCGTAAAAGGGAAGATTCGCCTGAGCTAAACTCCTCGGTAGGTTCCTATTGTTACCTACATCAGACAATGAATCTCCAAATATAAACTGGACGATCTTGCAATCGTAGCCATTGATCGCGTTGAGTCCTAGAACGATAAAAAAAACGAGTAAGTACTTCATGTCGTTGAAGAGATCcaaatgtgtgtgttttttttacgaACGATCCAAATGTGTGTTGATTGAAAAAGATTTGTTTGATGGTTTTTAAAGGGTGAAAGTGTAAGACAAAGTAAGAAAAGTGGAGGAGTTGTGTGAGAATAAAAGGGTGAAGGTAGATTCTGAGTCGATGAACCAACTgatattgttttttaaattctCTATGGTTTATGTTTGATTCGAACCTACTTTCAACTACTATTTTCTCGTGTTGGTGTCATAAGTTGTAACCGTTTGCTGTCCCTAAAACtgtaattttgtttctttttgggaATTTTTAAATTGCTTTGTTTTCGTTGAATAAATGATTTCAAGTTTTGGTTTATGAACCCATCctactatgtattaaaaatctTACTATGTATTAAAAGCTAAGTAATTGTGATTTTGCTACGTACCACTTAAGATTTCTCTCTTGTACGTATTACTTATTGTGGCCGTTCTTAGAACATCTCCGAGAAAAAACCTCATTCTGACGATGGAAAATTCTCAAAATGAAATTTTGAGGATGGGTTGCTCCAaaaataaacttcaaatttatttttaaaatattatattatttgcaTTTTAGTCTTTAACTTTAATAACAATTCATTATAGTCACTAAATTTTATATAGATAAATAATACAtacacattaaaaatattaaacacaaaatttgaagatttggagattttttaaaagtaaaaaaccaCAAAATTTGAAGATTTGAGGGCCTTTTAGAAATGCTCTTACTAAACTTATCAAGAAGAATCATATATTAGAAAAACACTTTCATTGCCAAACAAAAGAAGATGTCTTTGCCGAGTATTTTCTAAAGTTTATGTTTCTATTGTCTGTAACAGGCCTGGATATTCGGGGTCCAAATTGGGTTTCAGTTTTGTCCAATTGGGTTTCGATTTTATCCAATCAGGtcttgattttttggatttatcaaaatcagctacATTCGAATTATATGAAAGTttggttcgggaccggttcgggttctatcagTTTCGGGTcagggttagtaaatcttcaaagaaccggtacaatcCGATGCATTTTCACgctcgggtcccaatcggttcttcggattaAATATACCTGATTTGTATCTACTTTGTAACCAAAAAGTAAAGTCGATTCTTCGAttttaaaatacctgatttgtaccattttgtaaccaaaacataaataaaatatatcaaaaataagaagagaacatcaaacgtgatcattcaaaatcaaacgaaatataaacatagttattgatagaaataaaaccaaataaatgaaagcataaaAAGAAGatcaagttctcatgaaataaaaaaacattattcaatgaaaacaaaaccaaaatctaaacctTCAAACTTCAACTACCACgttcaaccatcaaccttcatgtatatataattattttagatgttcagtATATTAGGAACTGAGATCTTGTTtggtacaagttttttttttggatttttgaatatttcgggttctatcgaatatccatttaggttcaggttcggttcggataatactcaTAACtcaaaataccataaaacaagattcATTCAATATTTCGGCTTCGATCGGttcaaattcatttttattggaTCAGATTTAATTTGGGTTTTCGGATACGGTTTATTTGCCCAACGCTAGTCTGTAGCTAAAACGATTTATAAAATGGTTAAATCATGGGCCTAGGTCAAGCCCAATGGATCGAAGAGAATACTTGGAACATTCAGTGGCAATCTAGTAAATAACCTAAAGTGATGGCTAAACTTGAACCGTTGAACAATGAAGGCTGTTTTTCAACCAAACCGGAGCaaacagagagaaagaaaatctCAATCACatactgaaaaaataaaaatgaagtaaaaCCTTACAGTTGTTTGAACTGAAATATTATCACTTTAACCCAATTTTATGTGAACCTAAAATCCTACGGATCTTTTCTTGCCATTGCCCATGAAGTCATATCACAAGACGACAAAAAGGTTAAATTACTATCCTACGTGGCCAAAACTACGCCGTTTGGTCCGCGTAATGGGAGCCACAGATAACTCTATCCTCATCTCATCGTCACCGTCCACTATTCAATCCAACGGTAAACAAACGTCGGAAATCTCCAACAATATCTAATCCACTACAATAAAGATACATTCAGACAAAACAGAACGAAGAAGCAGAGAGAACACATTGCACTTGCAATGGCGACTTTTACACTCAAATCCTTCACCGGACTCCGTCAATCCTCACCAGATCAGACCAGATTCGTCTCCCATGTCCCGTCGTCACTCTCTCTCCCCCAGCGACGAACCTCTCTCCGAGTAACTGCATCCAGAGCCTCTCCTAACCTCGCTAACCGTAAACTCCGCGTCGCCGTCATCGGCGGAGGTCCGGCGGGAGGAGCCGCCGCCGAAACTCTCGCTCAGGGAGGCATCGAGACGATCCTCATCGAGCGAAAGATGGACAACTGCAAGCCTTGCGGCGGCGCGATACCTCTCTGCATGGTCGGCGAATTCAACTTGCCGCTGGACATCATCGACCGGAGAGTcacgaagatgaagatgatttcTCCTTCGAACATCGCCGTGGACATCGGCCGTACGCTTAAGGAGCATGAGTATATAGGTATGGTGAGGCGAGAGGTTCTTGACCAGTACCTGAGGGAGAGAGCCGAGAAGAGTGGAGCCACCGTTATCAACGGTCTCTTCCTTAAGATGGACTTGCCGGAGAATTGGGACACGCCGTACGTGTTGCATTACACGGAGTACGACGGGAAAACAGGAGCTACGGGACAGAAGAAGACCATGGAGGTTGACGCCGTTATCGGAGCTGACGGAGCTAACTCTAGAGTTGCGAAGTCCATCGGCGCCGGAGATTACGACTACGCCATTGCGTTTCAGGTCAGATACGTTCTCTTTCCGACATGAACTCTTTACATGGTCTGAAACTTTAATTTGAAGAGATATTAGTGCTTGATGTGAATCATGTTCTTAGGCCAAGTGAGTCTAATATGGTCCGAgtctaaattattatatttttcgaAAATATATACATGGTCTGAAACGTTAATTTGAAGAGATATTGTTAAATTTAgagttaataatttttttaaaaacatatatagataaagatattgatttttaaaactaattcatTACATTGTTAAATATACTGCTAATATTATTTTGAACGAGCCTAAAAATAATTTGAGACGGCACTATTTTTCTTATAGTGAAAGTTTTGAAACTTTTTCAGGAGAGAATTAGAATTCCAGATGATAAGATGACATACTATGAGGATTTAGCTGAGATGTACGTCGGAGATGACGTGTCTCCGGATTTTTACGGATGGGTTTTCCCGAAATGCGACCATGTAGCTGTCGGAACAGGCACTGTTACTCACAAAGGTGACATCAAGAAGTTCCAGCTCGCGACAAGAAACAGAGCCAAGGACAAGATTCTAGGAGGAAAGATCATCCGCGTGGAGGCTCACCCTATCCCGGAACACCCACGTCCACGTAGGCTCTCCAAGCGTGTGGCTCTTGTTGGTGATGCTGCAGGGTACGTGACGAAATGTTCCGGTGAAGGGATCTACTTCGCTGCAAAGAGTGGGAGAATGTGCGCTGAAGCTATCGTTGAAGGCTCACAGAATGGTAAAGACAACACTTTTTTGTCTTTATGTGTGTTTGCTTGATTAAATCtaagtgagttttttttttttgcaacaggCAAGAAGATGATCGATGAGAGTGACTTGAGGAAGTACTTGGAGAAATGGGACAAGACATACTTGCCTACTTACAGGGTTCTTGACGTGTTGCAGAAAGTGTTTTATAGATCTAATCCTGCTAGAGAAGCGTTTGTGGAGATGTGTGGTGATGAGTATGTTCAGAAGATGACGTTTGATAGTTATCTTTACAAGAGAGTTGCTCCGGGTAGTCCTTTGGAGGATTTGAAGTTGGCTGTGAACACCATTGGGAGTGTGTTTAGAGCTAATGCTTTAAGGAGAGAGATTGAGAAGCTGAATGTTTAAGACACAATGAAGAAGTGATTCTTTCTTTGTCTTAAGTATGTTTATGTTATCTGTTTATTGAATGATCAGTCAAAAAGCATTTGGCATTACAATCCAATTTCtcattaaaaaacatattttcactAACCACTAATTAAACTCATTTGTGAAACCACACAAGTGGTCATCAGACTTGAGActcgccttcttcttcatcttgtgTGTAGCCTTGAAACAAGCTTGTCTTAGCCTCTTTGTCTTGTCATCAAACTCCAAATCCGGATTCTCTTCAAtcctcttcttctgattctctAGCATCTCCAGCAGTGCGTTCTTGAGTTTTTCTGCATTCTCTCCTCCTTCAAACTCCTGCAGCTCCAATTAAAAATACACTCAAATTTGAGTTCatatttcttaaaataataaatgtaataaatgtgttgtGTCTGTCTAGTTCTTTGTACCTTGACGTTACTAATCAGAGCTAGTAGGCTCATGAGTTTGCGATGAGGCCACCGAGTAAAGCCTAGCTCGCGACATCTTCTTTTTAGAAGAGTTAAACCAACGTTCAGTTCCGTGGCTGCCTGAGTTATTGGCATGTAGAAGTATAGAGATATAGTTTCCATGGACAATGCCTTTGAAGTTGAAAAGGTTGTGTAGGTAGTAACATATCTGTTAATTTTCCTCTTATTAGTCGTCTCTTGCACTGCTTCTTGTTCAGTATTCTGCTCCAAGTCACCTTGTCCACTGTTCTGATCTGTTACGTTCCATGATGCAGAGCTGTATGACTCGAGTACATCTACAAGAGTACAAGACAAAGCAAAACCCATTAGACCTCTACGTGTATATATTGTTAATATAGTAACAACTATGCAAACGTTATAGTATACCTTGAGACAAGGGTTCAAGGTCAGGTAAAGGTGTAGGCAAAGGAAAAGCTTCATAAACAGAGTTGTTCATAAAAAGATGCTCTTCTTCCCATTCAAATGAAGGATCCATTAACAAGCTGCGTGTGCAATATAACATATGAGAATTTAGATTACAAGAAAATAACAAAGTTAAACTAAACAAAAGCTTATGAGTTGACCTGTGATTATCAAAGGAAAGTGAATGGGTTGGAACTGAGAAGGGGTTCTCTTCGTTGAGTGTATGATCAGCCATTGTACAGTGCGAGCAAGAGAGATAAGGGTGTGTTGTAAAGCCAGAGAGGGAGAAACCACTTATATATAGAAAcaggagagagatagagagaagaAATGAAGTGATGATAAATCCATTTGAGGACGTGGGGTGACGGCTAATTGATTGCTCTGTTAAATTTGGAGTTACAAGAGAGATATGATTAATGCTAATTAGTGGTAATTATAAGTCCGTTTAGGTTTGGATTAgagttttcttttcatttttttggttcACCATGATTAGCTTCTCCATGTGTATATGCATGCAAGAGAAAAGTAAAAGTAGTGTAGTATATACAATACACAGTTACAATTTACACATATGTGTGTATATGttcatacatacatacatacatacatcaCATCACAATGATCATGATTGTTCATAATTAATAGCCAATGTGTACTAATTAAGTTCCAAGATGTAACGTATGGATGAAAGTTTATTATTGATCATGGCCGTCTTTATATTTCTGTGTTTTTCCATATTTGATTATAAGTTTATTTATGAAGTAATCAAAAAAGTTTATACTCCACAAAAACAACGTTCCAAAATCAACCAATATTTGACAAAGATTCTATCACAGGAAATGATCCAAGGTGGAAACTTTGTATCTGTGTGGACAACATATGTATGCTGAACTTTTGCATTCAGCGCAAGCTTTTCTACTACTGAATTTGTCGATCGTGGAATTTTGGCGATTGCAAAAATGCTGAATGAATTCGTATATCTCTCTAAAGTTTCTCTAAAGTTCATTATGTTCACCAATTCTGAACTGATGTGAATAACTTTTTATTCAATACAAATTCCGTGTAcgaataaaaagtaaaaagaaaagatcaaacCGAGCATGGATTGTGATCTAGGTAAGATATTAAAGCCATGCATGGACGTTTAGGCTTTTAACCGTGTGTCTGAGAAACCGTTttgaagacaaagaagaagagttAGTAGCAAAATTTTTGCTTCTATTCTTTCTTTGTCTTAAAATTGGAATTTTCTCAAGTGGAGACAAAACCTTAGGCATTGATGGTCTAACCTTAACCTCTCCGATGCATTGCAAAGCCAACAAAAAGACATCATAGCAGCTGCTTTCTGAGGGTATTGAGCCACAAGCTTAGTGTCCATATTCCTAAACACTTTTCGCTTGCCTTGCAAGTAAGGTTTCACCCATTCCACTAGGTTTTATTCTTCTCTAGTTTTGCTTTTGTCTATGGCTCTAAGTCCAGAGAGAATTTCTAGCAGGACTACACTGAAGCTGTTGATGTCTCATTTCGTTGTTAGATGACCTGACGGGGAAGAGAACAAAACAAGCCAAAGTGTTTTAGAAAATTTCGTGTTTTTGCATTGAATCAATGAGTATTAGTAGATATTCTGGAGCTGCGTAACTTTGTGTACCGATGAATTTCGGCTGTCACGTATGAACGGTCATCTTTTGGACCTTCTCTAGCCAATCCAAAGTATGATAGTCTGGCGTTGAATCCTGAATCGAGAAGTATATTTGCTCGCTTTGAAATCTCTGTAAATGACTTGGTTCTTAGCTTCAtgcaaaaaaacatatatcccTCGCACAGCACCAATTGCAACTTTCATAGGTACGTAATGACCAACAAAGCACATTGGAACCTCCTACAATAATCAGAACTCAGGCCATGAGGCAtgtagagataaaaaaaaaacataagatgTGGAATTAAGAAAATGTTTCTTTACTTATTTCAAACAAAATGATTTTCCAAGCTACCATTAGGCATATACTCATAGACCAACACACGATCTTCGTCTTCCAAGGAGTAGCCAATCAGTTTCACCAGGTTTGGATGATGCAATCTCCCAAGATAAATCACTTCCCTATTTAgttcagagaaaaaaaattcacgGGTAAAGTTTCCAACAATGGAATAGCCTCCATCGAGAGAAGAGTCTCATACTCAAATGAATGAAAAGAAGCTTACCCAGCCACTCCTTGTTTCCCTGAAACCAGGCCTGGTTCATACTAAATATGAGCTCTGCGCaaacttctctctttttttttgccaaaggTAAGGtttatatctataaaatatGAAAGTTGGATCTTTgtcatataaaatatcaaaaatgagGACTTAAAACACACatagaaaatttaattaaaagtgTGGACCTTGTGCAATATGCACTTT encodes:
- the LOC106430269 gene encoding GDSL esterase/lipase At1g74460-like isoform X2 gives rise to the protein MKYLLVFFIVLGLNAINGYDCKIVQFIFGDSLSDVGNNRNLPRSLAQANLPFYGIDFGNGLPNGRFTNGRTVSDIISDKIGLPRPLAFLDPSMNEDVILANGVNYASGGGGILNETGGYFQIELFQGTRDVIVAKIGKKEADKFFQQAGYVVSLGSNDFINNYLMPVYSDSWKYTDQTFVDYLMETLESQLRVLHSLGARKLMVFGLGPMGCIPLQRALSLDGKCQNKASSLAVRFNKAATTMLKDLETKLPNANYKFGEAYNLVNDVITNPQKYGFDNSDSPCCSFYRIRPALTCIPASTLCKDRSKYVFWDEYHPTDKANELVANILIKRFDFMRADDGTSEAPSPSPDLAPSPDDK
- the LOC106430269 gene encoding GDSL esterase/lipase At1g74460-like isoform X1; protein product: MKYLLVFFIVLGLNAINGYDCKIVQFIFGDSLSDVGNNRNLPRSLAQANLPFYGIDFGNGLPNGRFTNGRTVSDIISDKIGLPRPLAFLDPSMNEDVILANGVNYASGGGGILNETGGYFIQKFSLWKQIELFQGTRDVIVAKIGKKEADKFFQQAGYVVSLGSNDFINNYLMPVYSDSWKYTDQTFVDYLMETLESQLRVLHSLGARKLMVFGLGPMGCIPLQRALSLDGKCQNKASSLAVRFNKAATTMLKDLETKLPNANYKFGEAYNLVNDVITNPQKYGFDNSDSPCCSFYRIRPALTCIPASTLCKDRSKYVFWDEYHPTDKANELVANILIKRFDFMRADDGTSEAPSPSPDLAPSPDDK
- the LOC106430268 gene encoding geranylgeranyl diphosphate reductase, chloroplastic codes for the protein MATFTLKSFTGLRQSSPDQTRFVSHVPSSLSLPQRRTSLRVTASRASPNLANRKLRVAVIGGGPAGGAAAETLAQGGIETILIERKMDNCKPCGGAIPLCMVGEFNLPLDIIDRRVTKMKMISPSNIAVDIGRTLKEHEYIGMVRREVLDQYLRERAEKSGATVINGLFLKMDLPENWDTPYVLHYTEYDGKTGATGQKKTMEVDAVIGADGANSRVAKSIGAGDYDYAIAFQERIRIPDDKMTYYEDLAEMYVGDDVSPDFYGWVFPKCDHVAVGTGTVTHKGDIKKFQLATRNRAKDKILGGKIIRVEAHPIPEHPRPRRLSKRVALVGDAAGYVTKCSGEGIYFAAKSGRMCAEAIVEGSQNGKKMIDESDLRKYLEKWDKTYLPTYRVLDVLQKVFYRSNPAREAFVEMCGDEYVQKMTFDSYLYKRVAPGSPLEDLKLAVNTIGSVFRANALRREIEKLNV